A region from the Brassica napus cultivar Da-Ae chromosome C8, Da-Ae, whole genome shotgun sequence genome encodes:
- the LOC125591449 gene encoding uncharacterized mitochondrial protein AtMg00810-like, which produces MKLPPGYTPREGESLPENAVCKLQKSLYGLKQASRQWFLKFSGTLLSLGFKPSHSDHTLFTRNINSHYIVVLVYVDDIIIASNVTEDVDQLKDDLQKAFKFRDLGPLKYFLGLEIVRSTKGISVCQQKYTLGLLEESGLMACKPSPIPMDPSIKLTQDSQEPLLDDACAYRRLVGKMMYLTITRPDITFAVIKLCQYTLAPKPSHLLAAYKVLHYLKGTIGLGLFYSSDSDLVLKGYTDADWGSCADTRRSTSGYCMFLGNTLISWESKKQQVASHSSAESEYRAMEFGSREVIWLVNLLAELQAPQDGLIPYYCDSTAAIHIANNPVFHERTKHIERDCHLIRDRIKAGWIKTLHVRTNSQIADIFTKPLFSPQFYSLVGKMALKTLYLPS; this is translated from the coding sequence ATGAAGTTACCTCCAGGCTACACACCACGAGAGGGGGAATCTTTACCTGAGAATGCTGTGTGTAAACTTCAGAAGTCTCTTTATGGCTTAAAACAAGCTTCTCGACAGTGGTTTTTGAAGTTCAGTGGCACTCTCTTGAGTTTGGGATTTAAGCCATCACACTCAGATCACACTTTGTTCACTCGTAACATCAACAGTCACTACATTGTTGTTttggtatatgtagatgacattATTATTGCTAGTAATGTCACAGAAGACGTTGATCAGCTGAAAGATGATCTACAGAAGGCATTCAAATTCAGAGATCTCGGTccgttgaaatattttttaggcCTTGAGATTGTTCGTTCTACTAAAGGCATCTCGGTTTGTCAACAAAAATATACTTTGGGTCTTTTGGAAGAATCAGGTCTAATGGCTTGTAAACCTTCTCCTATACCAATGGACCCTAGTATTAAGCTCACTCAAGACTCTCAAGAACCGCTTCTTGACGATGCTTGTGCTTATCGTCGCCTTGTTGGAAAGATGATGTACTTGACAATCACTCGCCCTGACATTACTTTTGCGGTGATCAAGTTATGTCAGTATACATTAGCTCCGAAGCCTTCTCATCTTCTTGCGGCCTATAAGGTTCTTCATTACTTAAAAGGAACCATTGGCTTGGGTCTTTTCTATTCCTCGGACTCTGATCTTGTTCTAAAGGGGTACACTGATGCGGACTGGGGCTCTTGCGCAGACACAAGACGATCCACATCTGGCTATTGTATGTTTCTTGGTAATACTTTGATCTCGTGGGAATCTAAGAAGCAACAAGTTGCCTCTCATTCCTCTGCTGAATCCGAATACAGAGCCATGGAGTTTGGTTCCCGTGAAGTTATTTGGTTGGTCAATTTGTTAGCTGAGTTACAAGCTCCGCAGGATGGTCTTATTCCATACTACTGTGACTCGACTGcagctatacacattgccaACAACCCGGTGTTTCACGAGCGTACGAAGCACATCGAACGGGACTGTCATTTGATACGTGATCGGATTAAAGCTGGTTGGATCAAGACTCTTCATGTTCGAACTAATAGCCAGATTGCTGACATATTCACTAAACCTTTATTCTCTCCTCAGTTCTATTCTCTGGTTGGCAAGATGGCTCTCAAAACGTTATACCTGCCATCTTGA
- the LOC111210245 gene encoding uncharacterized protein LOC111210245, with amino-acid sequence MRPIGTSALPEANEAEKKDPKECNHVHDNKKSHGKGHSRFKGRGCDSYGRQGNHNNRGRGSSRGRGNYSRGRGGISKPSYSTKSACHRCGMKNHWAKNYRTPKHLCELYQESLKNKNPEAHMVHDTGYDADDDSDLERDDLLDFETSDCLKD; translated from the coding sequence atgagacccaTCGGAACATCAGCATTACCAGAAGCCAATGAGGctgaaaagaaagatcccaaagaaTGCAACCACGTTCATGATAATAAGAAGTCACACGGCAAAGGCCATAGTAGATTCAAGGGACGTGGCTGTGACAGCTATGGTCGgcaaggaaaccacaataaccgtggtcgtggttctaGCCGTGGCCGAGGCAATTATAGCCGTGGTcgaggtggcatatccaaaccgtcttactcgaccaaatcagCTTGTCACAGATGCGGGATGAAAAACCATTGGGCAAAGAATTATAGAACCCCTAAACATCTATGTGAGCTCTATCAAGAGAGCcttaagaacaagaacccaGAAGCCCATATGGTTCATGATACTGGgtatgatgctgatgatgattcCGACCTTGAAAGGGACGACCTCTTGgattttgagacttctgattgtctcaaagaCTAA